AATAGGATTGGGTCCAAACCCGTTATCCACACGACGTTGTTAGgagaaaattatgtttaaagaaaattttaacgaattttcattttaaatgtaaagacAGGCGGTCTCGTTATTGTAACTACAGTCACTGAAGACAGTTTCTTTAAtttctgaaaaaatataaagcaagtATTCTTCAGTCAACTTAGtggtatactttatttataaaacaaactgaactaaaatattataaatttttgcATAGAATTTTATTAATCCCTCTGAAACCATCAAATAACAATGGTAGTTAGTAGTAAGATTGTAGTACTTACATCCTCAGACTCTGTATTGGGCATCTCAGTATAATTAATCTTCTTCTGCCTCGTTCTGTGCTTGGGGGACCAATCGTTGACCCCGTCATCCCCACTAAGACCCCCGTACGTGACCCGGGCACGGATCACGTTACCTTCCGCATCGTACTGCGTCAAACCACTGCGCTTACGTCTCTTCTTTGATTTATCGCGCCGCTTCGCCTTCGGAGGTcgggattttgattttgacctgtgaaaaacaaattgtttgcaTATAATATGTCCTTCAcatgtgaaaaaatatatttaactacTACTTTACCATGAGACAAAAAACACTATCatgactataatattaaaaattgctGCTATATTGCAAATGCATGGGTAAAggataatacaatttttgtcATAATCTAAAGGGATTACGCCAAAACCGACTGTAGCGACACCTACATCTACGTTTCTGCTGAAAATCTATTGCACTGATTCATTTATAAAACTTAAGTTACTAGAAAAGATCATTCCGTCTCTTATTATTTTAAGGAatacagtacccttaatacAAGTGTGCTTACTTTGtttaaccactctaacgtccagccgcgcacggcatccgaaccgcgcgcgactcgcaagttcgtcgtaacaaaaaacctatatagctactgaaccgtaatgcctagaataaagaaaagaataccaaaaaaaagattgaagaatactgatcaatcttaacgatttttttaaatctttagttaatctttaaaatacaataaaacgggttaaacatgaaacacagaaaaaaaaacagaattatttctacctttttagaatatacggcacaactattgcatattttatcaataaaatatttttacaacaaactagactcattaccctttcttttgatgtatatatgattatattcggttaactctaagtattgtaattaaatcgaaagaaaacactactcgtaattttacacatcaaaaaacctgaggaacacattgacattattatggaatcttcaatgaatttagtatatttctctttgaaaaatgtattattttgcttattacgaaatgtatttcgatattttatatactattgtaatgcaaagtatgtaaaatatgtataaacaaaactaaaagtggccaacaccagaccggccatttttttgaaacaacaatcgtttgaagttaaaattagactagatttatcagctaaaactgtgatatttgtacatcatcgtaaagcacaaatcttctagtttattttgatgtataacacttgcaagataaattaactcacaaaaacacttcacaaCACGGGCgtaaaacgagtcaactaactttaaaaatttatattttgtttgtcaaagcatattacaacgccatgtcttattttttcgtcgaacaatttattcagctgtatagataatcagtcaaaactcaccaaacaagaccgtattttaaactagagggagttaaacagaactcgtcactttggatactatagtatccatggacgttagagtggttaaagtaatcgaaacgagagcgcgttcgacgctctgattggctggctcgaataaaccaaccaatcagagcgccgaacgcgatctcgtttcgattacttcaaacgtaaagcaaactcgtactaagggtactgatatgaATCCCATGTTAACAATGTAGTGCTCGCAACAGGCCCTTCGAGTTATGTAATAAAGTTGACTTACTTAGATTTGGATGACCATTCCTTGGCGCCGGCTGATTCACTGGAACTGTCGTCGAACTGgcctttcttcttcttcttcactTCTGGCGAAGATTCCGTCAGTTTCGTACGTTCGCCTAAAcgaaattataagtataatatctatatattaatacgtgatgcaaaaactttggaccgctttttacgaaaattgcgcggacgtaggagcataaaatttggtacacttatagtttacgtgtaggagaagtacagaacgctaatattttttaaaaataatgcttataaagtacattaaatcaataaataaaacattacacacacatgcatagtatctgatcgtatttgacaaaacgtcaaaatcaatagacattgcgatgatattctgacgtctcatatgaatagagttttataaaagagtttgtttgagtttgagttaaataaaaattatccttgaacgtatgttaagtggtattgtaaattaaatcgtaaatggtcgaatttcgaccactaggcgaccactagttagttataaataaacgaatattttttttggtacAATACCTACTTATGACTTATACTTACGATAATTTATGTTACCATCGAACTTTATATATTCATGGATTACTGCATCAGATCATAATATGAGCATATGAGCTCCAAACAATGACATTTACGGGGCTCATTTAGCCATACACTAGGCATAATGTCAGACTCAGtgctattacttatttaaatatttttccggTTTGAGAATCGCACGATAAACCCCTCGTAGCTTTTGCAAGACATGTTCAAACcaataataatgtgaaataGCACAAATATTTTACCTTTCTTATCAGATCTGCATGTCCGTCGGATAGGCAGCGAGTCCGAGGACCTGGAATCACTGGAGCTGCCTCGGTCGTTCGACGACGATATGTCCTCGGAAGACGACATACTTAAACCACTGCAGAAATACATTTTGCCGGTTAATACGAAcgaatcacggtttactcacgaaaaATCTGGGAAAAAAGTTGCTAGTTTCGAGTAACAGCGGGACTtttaatcatgagcagcgtgtgcggACGCGACGATGTCTAAGCTCAAAGACTTACCATCATTCATCATGATGAAATCCCTGGTTTGCTCCAGATATTAATGTTAATAggaaactgtgatttttagtttttttttctagttacTTGCCtcaaatagttattataaaatagaaCTAATGTATAAACTTTTTCTTCGTAAATATAGCGAACACATACCCAGTATCTTTGAAGTCTTCATCGGTTTCGTCATCGTCCTCCGAAGGTACCTCCAAGGAGTTCAGCTTCCTCGGCTTCCGACGTTGTTTCTTCTTTGTTTTTCTCTCAATCGGTTTGccctaaaataaacaatattattaactctgggtgatattattattaaagaatgcaagtcgttctacgtggaggactaagggggaggcctttgttcagcagaaGACGTCTCTCGGCGGAAGGAGGagagttataaattaaatttagtagGGGTCAATGCGCATcgtttttcctgcgggtcgcgGGACGCGGTGCATTTTCACCCGAGACGGAGAGACCACCCCATAATTTAATCTGAAAGAGTCATATAATCACCTGTTCCAAAGCCTCTCGCTCAGCCTTCATCTTCTCTTCTTCAGCTGCCTCAATTATGGTTGATATGTCCTTGCCTCGACCCTGGTTACCCGCGCTTGTTGTAGCTTCTACGTATTCCTCCTACAAATAGATtaaacattaatgaaaaactatttttttatgtcgtTGTTAATAGAGTACCTTGTTCAGACAAATGATTTCTATTTAGATTTTGTACACTtgttaaatacatacaattaatatttttgaggaAGACATTTTAACATCCAACATATATTCCGGACCCGTCACTTACCCAACGACATGTAAAAACATTACGTCACTAAAATTCACATTTTACTTTCACTCACAGACTTTTCCGTTCGATAGTCAGTATAGTTGCGTTCCACCAGTTTGTAGAAGGAGTAGCTAGTCTATGGCGGCCGTACCTTGATGGCGGAGCTGATGAGCCGGTCGTACTCCTGGCTGCGGTAGCTGACGGGCAgctggcggcgcgcgcgcagccggTACACGGCGCCCGACGACGACGTCGACGACCAATCGCTGCTGCCGCTGCCGTCTGCCGGACGGACGGACGGGATTATAAGAATATATAAATTGAACCAATAGGAAATTAGgacttttaatttataatgtaatggtggcctggaggtttaagacgtccgtcTCCCATGCatgcggattcgaaacctaccaatagcaagtatcaatgtgacgctttctaaaattatttagacaccactgacaaacagttaACGAAAACATTCCAGGCACTaagcaagcttggtgattaatgctcaaaccttctccatgtgagaagagacctttggtcagcagaggCCACTTATAGACTCCTGATGTGATGTAATGTGAATTTATCATAAATTCTAGTAGATTCAAATAAAGGTAATCATAAGAAATGTGAATTATGGGTGGTTATTGttggcgagatagcggccaaatgtcggcccatttaacataaaaaaatgaagtCGACACGGCAGTAACACTAGCAGTTTCAATAACAACAAGTTTATAAATCAAGTAACATCTCACCACTagatttatcatcatcatcctcTTCTTTCTGAGCTTCCTTCTCATCTTCTGACTCCTTCTCACTCTTGGGCTCCGGTTCCTCAAGCTTCTTCCGTTCCCTCTCCGCTTCCACTGTCACCACCAGCTCGTCATACTTCACCAGTTCTGCTTCTAACGATGCTATTAACATGTCCTGAAAggatttttaatgttatttttcgtAAAAATGCAGAGTTACAAAACGATATGAACAGGggatgttttagttatgtaggAATATTAACCGATTCGTTGCGACGCCCATTTTGGTGCACTTTTATGCGTGGCGACGAACAAATATTTCGTGACACGACAGTCGTGTCAAGCGCCATATCAGTTGATGACACGCCTATTGTGCCATCAGCCATGTacagaataaaatgttcttttttctttttttcaagaAGCACCTCGAGAAATTTCGATTTGAGCGAgataaaagacatttaatgacacGACACGCGTGTCATACGccatatgtaaaaaaattggaTGGCACGCCTGTCGTGCCATCCGCAACGAATCGGTTAAGTCTTGTTTTCACAAGGCAATGTTTGACTCGCAACATGTAGTgtagaacatttttttaaaacctgACAGCCCGCAATTTTTGATTAGCAACGTGATTTCGTCTGCAATATTGctgtttgtggatcacacaaagaattgctccgtgcgggaatcgaacccgctacacgttgcacggcagccagttgcccagccaccgcgctaaccgtgcagtcaagctGTGCAACGTTGCTGAACGTGCGAGCGATATGTACTACGCGTTAAATGCTACCTCGTGGGTACATAACTTTATATAATGTTGATAAATACCAGACGCCTTGATATGACCCCAATTTTTATCAACCCAAACTTTAAAGACACtttaaaatcaacataattaagAACTATTTTCAAAGCCACTCACATGGTTACAGGGCGGACAGAACCAGTCCCCCTCGGGCACGACGAACAGTACGGGCTTGAGGCAGCTGGCGTGGTACCCGGCGTCGCATCTGTCACACAGCAGGATCCACTCCGGTTGCTCGCCACTGCCGCAACGCTTGCAGAAACCGTCTGCGTCTTCTTTACCTAGGGCACAGACGTGTTTGTTTAGGTGTTTcttaaaagtaaatttaaaactgTAACGTAATTATgtgttacaattttttattggaattgCAAATTatattcaggcttcttgttttatccacaacgaagttataggcggtcgaaattgacataaatggcttcgagaaaaggatggtactgTAACCTTGCCGCTTTGCCGATTTTGCCCTGCTCCCAGATAAAACTAACGGATTATCGTAGCTTCGTTTTCCTGgttttgtcaatttttattacacaaaagCCTCGTCTCGAcagtaaataacaaacaacaaaatatataactttttaaacagTTATATGCAGTCATTCGAGAATGATGAGCACATAATGTATCccagtttttaaaattatatagacACAAAATGATAAGAGAAAAATCATCCGATCCAGAGTAATACCGGGACGAACACGATCCTCAAtcttaatgtttattttcaaagttataTCTTCAAATACTTACTTTCTTGCAAAGTACGAGCTCGTTTGAGAGGACCGACAGGTTCTCCGCTCTCCAAGTCAGATTCCGGTGAAAATTCATGGTCCGATTTGTTGAAAACAACTGTAGAAAGAAATACATTGTATTAGACATCGGTTGAATACGTGCTGCGGTGCTAATGCGATTAATCGCCGTATTAAGGTTAGTATGGATGCTAATCTAAtcatattattaggtacttaaagtAGATCACtgagtgatgtgtttattttagcttttaCCTATTATTTTGGATTGAGTGAGTTTGAAGCAGATTTTTCATAGTTAGTAGCGAAAATAAAACTGCCTTCTCCACAGAAGCGAATATGACAATGCAACTGTATCAAATTGTTTGTATCTTCTTACAAATTGCAGATTTACATACAAAACTCTCATTTTTAACTTAAAGTTAACCGAACTGGAGTTCATTCATAGTTAACTTCAAAAGAATTTACAGATCCATTCATCATCTTTCGGCAAAAGTAAAGTGTAAGCGCAGCGACCCTTTGTAGTACTGAGTCGTGATCTAAAATCGTTGTTTTGTACATACTGTGACCTCAAGGAATAACTGTTCCAAGGCTGAATGTGTATGAAATTTctgtttataatgttagtacCGCGTAAGACTCTTCAATCGAGGGTGATTATTAGTTCTCTATCGGTATTCTACTTGTTAGTGTCGCGTAAGATTCTTCAGTCCACAGTTCTCTATCCTTATGCTACTTACGTTCAGGCTCCTCATGCAGCTCGAACAATGGTTCATCGGAGTCGGAGTCAGGCTCGGGTCCGGTGGAGTGGTCGGAGCGCCACTGCGACTTGCGCCGCCGCCGCTCCCCGTCAGAGCTGCTCGCTCCACTGGCACGCCACTCCTCCTCGCCTTCCTCTTCTTCTTTGTTCTAtttcagataaaaaaaaatcaccacATAAgacattttaactaaaaaaaatcaatagtaAATTTATTACTTCCTCATCATAAACAATTCTACCATTCATCACAGTCATAATATACCtcctttatatttatagattggGCCTCCGTTTCAGAAAGTACGAAGCAACATTAATAACTGAATTGTTAAACACTGGGTTCACTGTTTATGTTAGTATTAAGATTAAAAGAACATATTCTTTAAAGGAACAAGCCCGTTTTCGCAACTACTGCAACTCCTGTATGCCTTAATATACAGTAGAGAACATGTAACCAAAAAGGCATCGAAAAAATGAAGTCCTGTGCGAATTTCACGGTTATGATAAGAGTTATTCTAGTCTGGCGTGGTCTATTGCCATTCAAAGTCTGGAAGAGTAACAATGTTGCTCTGAAGGGGAACTGAGAATTAAGAATATCACCCAAACGAATATCGTACTGAATTcctataagaataaaataagtcTGTCCGTCCATCCCTTTTTCTTCTATTCTACTTTTTATAAATGACTAACGAGGTAAACaatcataacaaaacacaaccaAGCTCACTCTTACCTTTTTCTTATGTATCTTCTTGAGTTCCCTCAGCGCGACTTCCTCCATATGCCGTCGGTCGGCTTCCTCCTTGATCTTCATCTGTGCGATCCGCCGCGACTGTCGTATCGGCGCCACGTCAGAATCGTCCGACCCACGACCTCTACCACTCTTGCCTTTGTCATTGCTTGACTTACCCTTGTCAGACTTCCCCTTTGCTTTCTTTTTAACTAATTTCTTTGTCGTTTTCTTGCCAGCTAAAATGGATTATTGAAGATCAAACAAAAgatgaagaaagaaaaagatttaTGGAGAAAGAGAATGTTATATGctaataaaagaatataattgCAGTTtaaatcaaatgaaatattGATCATAAATCATCAGTTAGATAATATAGAAAGCAAATTGTTGTCATAAATTCCACTCAATATTCGCTTGACACTTACACTTATAAAAGATATTAGTataaagaaaatcttaataCCTATACTATAGAGAGTCTCTTCCTCAGATTCGTCACTTGAATGTTTCTCTAGAAGTTTGGCTTCCactttttttctgtaaataaaaatatatttttacaatcacAAATGAACAGTCAACTGCTGGTTTATGTACTACATAAGTATATTAAAAGTTGTTACCTGGTAGAAGTGATGATTTTCTTAGGTTTAATTTTAAGACGTTTCCCACTTGTGATGGGTTCATCATCTTCACTTTCGCTTTGAGATTCGGATTTATTCTTATCATCGCTCATCGTAGCATCTAATAGAGACCTTTTCAAAGATTTACACTCCTTCTTACCATTGTCATTAGTTTCTTTGTCACTGTTCTTATCTACATCTTCATCAACCTTTTTGactatcttttttcttttaaatttacCTTTGTGTGCCTTTATTTTCTTCCGTTGCGCTATAGCATTGCTTTCAACGTTATTCAAACTGTCTTTATTAGTTTCACTGTTCTCTACATTATCGGCTGCTTCATTGGAATGTGTGTTTACGTCACTCTCTGGTGTGGTTTCTAACCTTAACTTCTTGGGAGGTAAAGGGTCTTCTACTTTTAACTCTTTGTCAGGACTCTTCTCATGTTCATTCTCTGTGTTCACAGTATCGTCTTGGTCCACGGAGGACACGCTACTCTTTCTCTTCTCAATAATACTTGTTTTACTATCATGACAATTATCAGTCTCTGAGTTAACTACTTCTGTacttttgtttaagtttaaattcCTTGCTACATTGCTTTTCTTCTTAACTTTACCCCTCCCCTTCTTAGCATTATTCTTCTTAGGACTTTCACTATCTGTGGTACTTTTATCATTACTAGCTTctctttttaattcattttctgTATTCTTATTAGAATTAGCGTTACCATCCGTTTGATCTAGGTCGCGGACGCAATGTTTTTTAGAATCAGTATTTAACACCTCTGTGCTATCGTCATTGGATTGattttttaaagttcttttCGTCACAGAAGgtacactttttaatttaacatttttaactaaattatttttattgcttgaaTTTGAAAGTTCGTGAGGATGCTCACCATTAAGACACTCTTCATTGCCATTTTCTTCAGTGGAATTTTCTTCGGGACTATGAGCTTGTTCTATGGTTTCGGGGTTACCAGTATCATTGTCATATCCCCAGCCttctccataaaaaaacattacggGTTCCGAAATTTCTTCACCAATTATATAGGAACTATCGCAATCCGCGCCATTTCCCTCGCCAGTGACCAGCATTACTGGTTCTTCAATAGCTTCACCTACTTCATCTTCATTCAGTTTTTCACTTTCTACTTCTTTGCTTTCTTCAGCTGGTGTTATATCTTCACTTGGTGTTGGTTCTTCAGTCGGCTTTTCTTCTGTTGATTCTTCTTTATTACTTTCTACTGCCTTTGGAGACTCTGGTTTCTCAGGACTTTTTGCTGGTTGCTGGTTTTCATGTTCCACTTCTGCTTCTGCTTTTTCTTCCTCTGCATTTAAAGGTTCAGGTGCAGCATCAGGTTTAGGTTCAGGTTCAGGAACTGCTTCTGGTTCTTGTTCCTCTATTGTTTTTGTATCTGGCTCAACAACCTGTTCTTTACTCTCAGTAACTTCTTCTGCCTCTGTTTCTTCATCTATAGGATCTTCTTTCTCTTCTGTATTACTGGGAGGCTCCTCTTGTTTAGTTTCCACCATGTCCTGTACAGGATGTTCTTCAGCATGCTGTTCTTCCGCATTCTGTTCTTCAACTTTCTGTTCATCAGTTTTCTGTTCATCAGCTTCATGTTCAGATTCTGATTCAGGACTTAGGAACTCTTCTTCGTTTTCTCCTTCACCATCACCTTCTGATTTGTTTGTCTGTAACAGTTAAGGATTAGTTAAATCCTAACTACAAGACACAATAACAATTGTGGACTAGATACATACATTAGCTTCTACTAAAATTAATGTGCTTGAGTATAGTTTAAATCACAATTCAAGCAtggataaaataatgtatgtgcTATAACTGCATAAAGTATCATTAACAATCTAACAAGTTTCCTATTagagtttaaaaaaactaacttgaTTAATCAAACCTGATTGAACCATGAACTTAATAATTTTCAGACTTATAACCAACATATTGAAGCACTTTTCTTTTTGTACCCTTATAACATTTTCATATCAACACAAAGAATGGGTTACCTCCAACTGTGGTGGAATCTCTGCACTACTGGAGTCTTCATTGACATTAGTGGTAGTAGCAAACAGTGGAGTCACATCCTCACCACTTTTCAATTGTGATATTACTTTCACCAACTCTTCCCGagttctaaaaacaaaacaatcaaaattattgcaaaaaatattcaaatacaaataaatattaaaaataattctaattagaatattatacaaaactttaaataaattcagtagcaaacaaaaagtatttttagcATCTTTcgattttgatttaaatattttaatacacattTCATTCATGAATTCAAAGcatttaaaatgcaaataagAGTAATGTATCTTAATCAACTTGATTGTATGTAAAGCagtattttatggtttttttcTGTGACTTAAGTATTTAACATACCTAGCTACTAGTTGCCATGTCTCCTCATCCTGATCCTCTTTATACAAACAGAGATTTGCCTCATGGTCCACCTGCAGCCAATATACACAACCATTCTTATCTCTGCCAATCGGATCCAACCTCAATTCCTTACATGATATTGCATTGACAGCATTCTTGAACTTTGGATGGCAAGTAAATTGGTACTCTAGTAACAACTGTTGaaaaaaaagagaaacaaaaaaaaataaaggaatgtAAATAGATCAAAATAATTGACacagaaacaaaaaaagttGGCTGTCAGCCATaaagttttatgataaaaatcgtAAATATAAAAAGGATTCCTACTGGAATCTATTTCACATTTGGATATTGGTATACTTATtagaacaaaaatttgtggCACAAGATGATATGCAGTTAAAAGTAAACACATTTAGAATTCATAGACATATGACCATTACAAGCAAGTACCCTACACAGAcaacacatacataggtatgaATCATTTGTGAAAGTGTTATATGCTAGCATTAAAAAGATTAGATGCACATCATCTTAGCAAAAACTGAGTAGGCGTAATTACCTTTAATACTTTCAATTTGACCTGAGTGCTAGCTTTCTTGTAAGAAAACCTCTCGATCTCCCAGGCTTCCTGATGATGACCTTGTTGATGGCAAAACTTTATCATAAACCTCTCCCATCTGTTGCTAGCCACCGTTTTGTGAGCACGGCGCAGAAGTCTCAAGTGTAACTCCTTCAATGGATCCAACACTAACAACAAAAAACTTATAAGATGTTTGTTTATGAATTGGAATGACGAATCTACCAAGATAACTCACCTTCTTGTGTATTCTCTATGAGTTCTTGTAATTTAGATATCGTAGGAACCTCTAAGCCGTACAGTTTGccaaatgttttcaaaaatgagTAAATAACAGCGAAATTAGGATCATTCGCACACGAAATTTCACCATCGGACGCCATCGTCGGAACTTAACAAGCTTTTTCACTAAACATCACTAATGGTTCTAAATACAGATATATGATTATTTCACTTATACCTAAAGGGAAGTTGTAAAACATGTACATGATTCACGAAAATATGTTCATTTTATGTGCACTCAAAGCTTCTCTTCTT
This genomic window from Spodoptera frugiperda isolate SF20-4 chromosome 28, AGI-APGP_CSIRO_Sfru_2.0, whole genome shotgun sequence contains:
- the LOC118265625 gene encoding remodeling and spacing factor 1 isoform X2 — its product is MASDGEISCANDPNFAVIYSFLKTFGKLYGLEVPTISKLQELIENTQEVLDPLKELHLRLLRRAHKTVASNRWERFMIKFCHQQGHHQEAWEIERFSYKKASTQVKLKVLKLLLEYQFTCHPKFKNAVNAISCKELRLDPIGRDKNGCVYWLQVDHEANLCLYKEDQDEETWQLVARTREELVKVISQLKSGEDVTPLFATTTNVNEDSSSAEIPPQLETNKSEGDGEGENEEEFLSPESESEHEADEQKTDEQKVEEQNAEEQHAEEHPVQDMVETKQEEPPSNTEEKEDPIDEETEAEEVTESKEQVVEPDTKTIEEQEPEAVPEPEPKPDAAPEPLNAEEEKAEAEVEHENQQPAKSPEKPESPKAVESNKEESTEEKPTEEPTPSEDITPAEESKEVESEKLNEDEVGEAIEEPVMLVTGEGNGADCDSSYIIGEEISEPVMFFYGEGWGYDNDTGNPETIEQAHSPEENSTEENGNEECLNGEHPHELSNSSNKNNLVKNVKLKSVPSVTKRTLKNQSNDDSTEVLNTDSKKHCVRDLDQTDGNANSNKNTENELKREASNDKSTTDSESPKKNNAKKGRGKVKKKSNVARNLNLNKSTEVVNSETDNCHDSKTSIIEKRKSSVSSVDQDDTVNTENEHEKSPDKELKVEDPLPPKKLRLETTPESDVNTHSNEAADNVENSETNKDSLNNVESNAIAQRKKIKAHKGKFKRKKIVKKVDEDVDKNSDKETNDNGKKECKSLKRSLLDATMSDDKNKSESQSESEDDEPITSGKRLKIKPKKIITSTRKKVEAKLLEKHSSDESEEETLYSIAGKKTTKKLVKKKAKGKSDKGKSSNDKGKSGRGRGSDDSDVAPIRQSRRIAQMKIKEEADRRHMEEVALRELKKIHKKKNKEEEEGEEEWRASGASSSDGERRRRKSQWRSDHSTGPEPDSDSDEPLFELHEEPELVFNKSDHEFSPESDLESGEPVGPLKRARTLQESKEDADGFCKRCGSGEQPEWILLCDRCDAGYHASCLKPVLFVVPEGDWFCPPCNHDMLIASLEAELVKYDELVVTVEAERERKKLEEPEPKSEKESEDEKEAQKEEDDDDKSSDGSGSSDWSSTSSSGAVYRLRARRQLPVSYRSQEYDRLISSAIKEEYVEATTSAGNQGRGKDISTIIEAAEEEKMKAEREALEQGKPIERKTKKKQRRKPRKLNSLEVPSEDDDETDEDFKDTGGLSMSSSEDISSSNDRGSSSDSRSSDSLPIRRTCRSDKKGERTKLTESSPEVKKKKKGQFDDSSSESAGAKEWSSKSKSKSKSRPPKAKRRDKSKKRRKRSGLTQYDAEGNVIRARVTYGGLSGDDGVNDWSPKHRTRQKKINYTEMPNTESEDEMHKSSGKHMPDSSDEYKIDTDATTDSDDERAKRKKAEEEEIDQSSEEKRKALSDLIKKTAVVPLEKLPEDVTKAKTEELQAHLNAQAALSARPARGRGSRGGRGSSDVYGRGPRGGRGRGGGPSSGPSTPAAGDAPASDDALAKLIGVKIKDLRTDGSPMKPNQVEREKKRQEREAKRAEREAKKVERLQKKEEKEKMKEMKAKEREEKRLARLAMQENKRIKKEKMEFPVGPPMSYGGPGGPGVPIGPGGPIGPGGPGGSGPRPHGFGPSPHMPNDFHEQPRFPTTPRLQVRAELRGVLTGDERQLARPDHGAALREGTLSVAGSPQPFKPITEEPSIITRMPHMINQQYRGPMMYGGGASYGGRGQPVSMYPLHPALGARHYYRPPQHGPHGAYPRPYTDPGAARPHHMHGGPPGHGAMPPGHGPPTSTHGPSGHGPSPPGHGPPPGHGPPPGHGPPPGHGLPPPGHGPPLGHGPSPGHGPSPGHGPPPGHGPTPPGHGLPPHGPPHPGHGPLGLHRPHAPGPPGAMPPTSSPHGPPNSGLAGPGGPLAILRGMAPGLVGPLAGALQGREPPSASPSAPPRSTPPAEHEPPVRIKAEVKTEPEYNSPAGSPAREPTPPRDEPPRHPKIKHTENKDRRPRYPLGPYAPQYGPYGPYAPGPGPADRPGPPGPRGPPPLHNPYATEARPRSPASLERPQSLERPHSLERPHSLESPAHGPPAHGPPTHGPPPHGPPTLGQPPHGPPAHGLPAHGPPPHGPPVHGPPAHGPPAHGPPAHGPPPHGSPVQGLPTHGPPPHGPPAHGPPTHGLPPHGPPAHGPPAHGPPHGPVPPGPGFLAAHLRPMLRPPYVAVAAGRGSPVGAPFAPQFSEVARTSPGARDELGAAPLVTVKTEAGVGPPRPEGEGAEGGSVFGGLVSYFSSQHEDDMDA